Proteins from a genomic interval of Geodermatophilus obscurus DSM 43160:
- a CDS encoding putative bifunctional diguanylate cyclase/phosphodiesterase, which produces MTLAALALFTTGVWTRPDGEGWAIAYDLVLYNLVYVGAALVCAAAARRAEADRMAWWAMTLSLAWGLVGNLVYSLLVAPMPEEPFPSIADFCYLVYYVPLYVALIGLIRARVSRFHASMWLDGIVGALGAGAVAVAVLLGPALEVTEGDVAAVLTNLAYPVADVVLLALLVGVSAMLGVRRERTLLLVGAAIAANLVGDIVYLDLATAGVYVEGGPLDLAWLSAMALFALAAHGSDRDTVQASAQSGEGAGTRVGWRVLALPLACNLGSLVILAAGYGDRFSSAAAWLAVGCVVAALARTAITFREVRAFHEVREQARTDELTGLPNRRALMDEARRMVATATARHPAALLLLDLDGFKEVNDSLGHHAGDSLLRQVGPRLRDALRATDTLARLGGDEFAVLLPDSALDGAQERAERIRELLLQPFTVEGIRLHVGVSIGVATAPVPAATVQELLRCADVAMYAAKSSRAGVRAYVPDPRGGIGDRLHTMEELRTALEDGDQLAVHLQPQVALDDGRVVGAEALVRWHHPTRGLLSPAALLPAAEQAGLLRPLADAVLELSLSAAACWWRDRRVPVSVNLSAADVTDLDLPAKVAGALARHGLPAAALTLELVEDTLMADPDRGRVVLGDLRRLGVRTSIDDYGTGYSSLAYLRHLPADELKLDRSLTRDVGRDPRAAAIVRHTVALAHDLGLTLVAEGVEEDDTGDVLGPVEVRSRTRRRRPALPRPPSRGPHSGCAARGERAGWPPTRSTGGASRVPQEDARPDHRRGAAGGPRPHRDGGGGGPEGGDGPAGAARGGRP; this is translated from the coding sequence CTCGTTCTCTACAACCTGGTCTACGTGGGGGCCGCACTGGTCTGCGCCGCCGCGGCCCGCCGCGCGGAGGCCGACCGGATGGCCTGGTGGGCGATGACGCTCTCCCTCGCCTGGGGGCTCGTGGGCAACCTGGTCTACAGCCTGCTGGTCGCGCCGATGCCCGAGGAACCGTTCCCGTCGATCGCTGACTTCTGCTACCTGGTCTACTACGTCCCGCTCTACGTCGCCCTGATCGGGTTGATCCGCGCCCGCGTCTCGCGGTTCCACGCCAGCATGTGGCTCGACGGCATCGTCGGCGCCCTGGGCGCGGGCGCCGTCGCGGTCGCCGTCCTGCTGGGTCCGGCCCTGGAGGTCACCGAGGGCGACGTCGCCGCCGTGCTCACCAACCTCGCCTACCCGGTGGCGGACGTCGTCCTGCTGGCCCTGCTCGTCGGCGTGAGCGCGATGCTGGGTGTCCGGCGCGAGCGCACGCTGCTGCTCGTCGGCGCCGCGATCGCGGCCAACCTGGTCGGTGACATCGTCTACCTCGACCTCGCCACCGCCGGCGTCTACGTCGAGGGTGGGCCGCTGGACCTCGCCTGGCTCTCCGCGATGGCGCTGTTCGCGCTGGCCGCGCACGGCAGCGACCGGGACACCGTGCAGGCGTCGGCACAGAGCGGCGAGGGGGCAGGCACGCGGGTCGGCTGGCGCGTCCTGGCCCTGCCCCTGGCCTGCAACCTGGGGAGCCTGGTGATCCTCGCCGCCGGCTACGGGGACCGGTTCTCCTCCGCGGCCGCCTGGCTCGCCGTGGGGTGCGTCGTCGCGGCGCTGGCTCGCACCGCGATCACCTTCCGTGAGGTCCGTGCCTTCCACGAGGTCCGCGAGCAGGCCCGGACCGACGAGTTGACCGGCCTGCCCAACCGGCGGGCGCTGATGGACGAGGCCCGCCGGATGGTGGCCACCGCCACCGCCCGCCACCCCGCCGCGCTGCTGCTGCTCGACCTCGACGGCTTCAAGGAGGTCAACGACAGCCTGGGGCACCACGCCGGCGACAGCCTGCTGCGGCAGGTCGGCCCCCGGCTGCGCGACGCCCTGCGGGCCACGGACACGCTCGCCCGGCTGGGCGGCGACGAGTTCGCCGTCCTGCTGCCGGACTCGGCCCTCGACGGGGCCCAGGAGCGTGCCGAGCGGATCCGTGAGCTGCTGCTGCAGCCCTTCACCGTCGAGGGGATCCGGCTGCACGTGGGCGTGAGCATCGGCGTCGCCACGGCCCCCGTCCCCGCGGCGACGGTGCAGGAACTGCTCCGCTGCGCCGACGTCGCCATGTACGCGGCGAAGTCCAGCCGGGCGGGCGTCCGCGCCTACGTCCCCGACCCGCGCGGCGGCATCGGGGACCGCCTGCACACGATGGAGGAGCTGCGGACGGCGCTGGAGGACGGCGACCAGCTCGCCGTCCACCTGCAGCCGCAGGTCGCCCTCGACGACGGCCGCGTCGTCGGCGCGGAGGCCCTGGTCCGCTGGCACCACCCGACCCGCGGCCTGCTCTCTCCCGCCGCACTGCTCCCCGCCGCCGAGCAGGCCGGGTTGCTGCGGCCGCTGGCCGACGCCGTGCTGGAGCTGTCCCTCAGCGCCGCCGCCTGCTGGTGGCGGGACCGCCGCGTGCCCGTCTCGGTGAACCTGTCAGCCGCGGACGTCACCGACCTCGACCTGCCCGCCAAGGTCGCCGGGGCCCTGGCGCGGCACGGCCTGCCGGCCGCGGCGCTGACCCTCGAGCTGGTCGAGGACACCCTCATGGCCGATCCCGACCGGGGGCGTGTCGTCCTCGGTGACCTGCGGCGGCTCGGGGTCCGGACGTCCATCGACGACTACGGCACCGGTTACAGCTCGCTGGCCTACCTGCGCCACCTGCCGGCCGACGAGCTGAAGCTCGACCGGAGCCTCACCCGGGACGTCGGCCGCGACCCGCGGGCAGCGGCGATCGTCCGGCACACCGTGGCGCTCGCCCACGACCTCGGCCTCACGCTGGTGGCCGAGGGCGTCGAGGAGGACGACACCGGTGACGTGCTCGGTCCGGTGGAGGTGCGCAGCCGCACCCGACGACGCCGTCCAGCCCTCCCCCGGCCGCCGTCCCGAGGACCGCACTCGGGGTGTGCCGCCCGCGGTGAGCGGGCAGGATGGCCGCCGACACGATCAACTGGAGGTGCATCCCGTGTTCCGCAAGAAGACGCACGGCCAGATCATCGGCGAGGAGCTGCAGGAGGGCCTCGCCCACATCGGGACGGCGGTGGCGGAGGCCCGGAAGGCGGCGACGGACCAGCTGGCGCCGCGCGTGGAGGCCGCCCGTGA
- the lipA gene encoding lipoyl synthase, with protein sequence MSETVAPTPSSDTPLAPSGRKLLRLEVRNSQVPIERKPEWIKTRLKTGPEYTELKSLVRREGLHTVCEEAGCPNIYECWEDREATFLIGGDQCTRRCDFCQIDTGKPADFDADEPRRVAESVATMQLRYATVTGVARDDLPDGGAWLYAETVRQIHAAVPGCGVELLIPDFNADPDQLAEVFSSRPEVLAHNVETVPRIFKRIRPGFRFERSLAVITAAREAGLVTKSNLILGMGEEPHEVVETMQALHDAGCDLLTITQYLRPSPRHHPVVRWVKPDEFVGFQQTAEEIGFPGVLAGPLVRSSYRAGRLYQQAVEARGLTRSI encoded by the coding sequence ATGAGCGAGACGGTGGCCCCGACCCCCTCGTCCGACACCCCGCTGGCACCCTCCGGCCGCAAGCTGCTGCGCCTGGAGGTCCGCAACAGCCAGGTGCCGATCGAGCGCAAGCCGGAGTGGATCAAGACGCGACTCAAGACCGGCCCGGAGTACACCGAGCTGAAGTCGCTGGTCCGCCGCGAGGGCCTGCACACCGTCTGCGAAGAGGCCGGCTGTCCCAACATCTACGAGTGCTGGGAGGACCGGGAGGCCACCTTCCTCATCGGCGGCGACCAGTGCACCCGGCGGTGCGACTTCTGCCAGATCGACACCGGCAAGCCGGCCGACTTCGACGCCGACGAGCCGCGCCGGGTCGCCGAGAGCGTCGCCACGATGCAGCTGCGGTACGCCACCGTGACCGGCGTCGCCCGGGACGACCTGCCCGACGGCGGCGCCTGGCTCTACGCCGAGACGGTCCGGCAGATCCACGCCGCCGTCCCCGGCTGCGGCGTCGAGCTCCTCATCCCCGACTTCAACGCCGACCCCGACCAGCTCGCCGAGGTCTTCTCCTCCCGGCCCGAGGTGCTCGCGCACAACGTCGAGACCGTGCCGCGCATCTTCAAGCGGATCCGCCCCGGCTTCCGGTTCGAGCGGTCGCTGGCGGTGATCACCGCCGCCCGCGAGGCCGGGCTGGTCACCAAGTCCAACCTGATCCTGGGCATGGGTGAGGAGCCGCACGAGGTCGTCGAGACGATGCAGGCCCTCCACGACGCCGGCTGCGACCTGCTCACGATCACCCAGTACCTGCGCCCCTCGCCGCGGCACCACCCCGTCGTCCGCTGGGTCAAGCCCGACGAGTTCGTCGGCTTCCAGCAGACGGCGGAGGAGATCGGTTTCCCCGGCGTGCTCGCCGGGCCGCTGGTCCGCAGCTCCTACCGGGCCGGGCGGCTGTACCAGCAGGCCGTCGAGGCGCGCGGGCTGACCCGCTCGATCTGA
- a CDS encoding DUF4191 domain-containing protein — MARSRPTDSPAPAGTGKAATGPGSRFRGRSGSTGATASGRGAGKVGKDGRPKVGRLKKVGNQARMIKQAYSLTRKNDPKLPWVMLIAFIAVAAVIELIAILFGAPFLFLPIAILFGALAAMIVFGRRAQGSAYRQVEGQPGAAAWVLEGMRGDWQVSSGVAGTTQLDAVHRVTGRPGIILVGEGVPSRVRPLLAQEKKRVARIAGDAPIYDVLVGDEASQVPLRKLSAHVMKLPRNLSGGELNALRKRLSALGGSRMPVPGGPLPGGRQMSVSQRQVRRR, encoded by the coding sequence ATGGCACGCAGCAGGCCCACCGACTCCCCCGCGCCCGCCGGCACCGGCAAGGCCGCCACCGGGCCCGGCTCCCGCTTCCGCGGCCGGAGCGGGTCGACCGGGGCCACGGCTTCCGGCCGGGGCGCAGGCAAGGTCGGCAAGGACGGCCGGCCCAAGGTCGGCCGGCTCAAGAAGGTCGGCAACCAGGCCCGCATGATCAAGCAGGCCTACTCGCTGACCCGCAAGAACGACCCCAAGCTGCCCTGGGTCATGCTCATCGCCTTCATCGCGGTGGCCGCCGTCATCGAGCTGATCGCCATCCTCTTCGGGGCGCCGTTCCTCTTCCTGCCCATCGCGATCCTCTTCGGCGCGCTGGCCGCGATGATCGTCTTCGGCCGCCGCGCGCAGGGCTCGGCCTACCGCCAGGTGGAGGGTCAGCCCGGCGCCGCGGCGTGGGTGCTCGAGGGCATGCGCGGCGACTGGCAGGTCTCCTCCGGCGTCGCCGGCACCACGCAGCTGGACGCCGTCCACCGGGTGACCGGCCGGCCAGGCATCATCCTGGTCGGCGAGGGCGTGCCCTCCCGCGTGCGCCCGCTGCTGGCCCAGGAGAAGAAGCGCGTCGCCCGCATCGCCGGCGACGCCCCGATCTACGACGTCCTCGTAGGCGACGAGGCGAGCCAGGTGCCGCTGCGCAAGCTCAGCGCCCACGTGATGAAGCTGCCCCGCAACCTCTCCGGCGGCGAGCTCAACGCCCTGCGCAAGCGGCTGTCCGCGCTCGGCGGGTCGCGGATGCCGGTGCCCGGCGGCCCGCTGCCCGGCGGCCGGCAGATGAGCGTCAGCCAGCGCCAGGTGCGCCGGCGGTAG
- a CDS encoding RDD family protein, protein MQPPSQERPRGAALGLPSDGPGSLATFSSRVGAFSLDAIAAALVAGLFTAPSLPGNWSLLSFALITVGTLVAFGQTPGMRLLGLRLAHPRPGQRLALWRAVVRTGLLMVLVPALVVDADGRGLHDRLTDTAVVRD, encoded by the coding sequence GTGCAGCCACCCTCTCAGGAGCGCCCGCGCGGTGCCGCACTGGGACTGCCCTCCGACGGTCCCGGCTCGCTGGCGACCTTCTCCAGCAGGGTCGGTGCCTTCTCCCTCGACGCCATCGCCGCGGCGCTGGTCGCGGGCCTGTTCACCGCTCCGTCGCTGCCCGGCAACTGGAGCCTGCTGTCGTTCGCGCTGATCACCGTCGGCACCCTGGTCGCCTTCGGGCAGACACCCGGGATGCGGCTGCTCGGGCTGCGGCTGGCCCACCCGCGGCCCGGGCAACGGCTGGCGCTGTGGCGGGCCGTCGTCCGCACGGGCCTGCTCATGGTGCTGGTGCCCGCCCTCGTGGTGGACGCCGATGGGCGCGGGCTGCACGACCGGCTGACCGACACCGCGGTCGTCCGGGACTGA
- the glnA gene encoding type I glutamate--ammonia ligase — MFTSPDEVAAYIRDNDVEYVDVRFCDLPGVMQHFTIPASTFGEDTFSEGLGFDGSSIRGFQAINESDMLLLPDANSAFLDPFRRHKTLNVNFFIHDPITREAYSRDPRNVAKKAEAYLASSGIADTAYFGAEAEFYVFDSIRHGTGINEGYYHIDAVEGSWNTGSLTGENGGPNLGYKTRPKGGYFPVEPYDHQSDLRSTMMTNLTAAGLQLERGHHEVGTGGQAEINYKFDTLLRSADSLMLFKYIIKNTAWAEGKSVTFMPKPLFGDNGSGMHCHQSLWKDGEPLFHAETGYAGLSDMARHYIGGLLAHAPSLLAFTNPTVNSYHRLVPGYEAPINLVYSARNRSACTRIPISGDSPKAKRIEFRVPDPSANPYLAFSAMLMAGLDGVKNKIEPPAPVDKDLYELPPEEALGIEKVPASLDAVLDRLEVDHEYLIDGGVFTPDLIETWIEYKRENEIDPIRLRPHPHEFAMYYDI, encoded by the coding sequence ATGTTCACCAGTCCCGACGAGGTCGCCGCCTACATCCGCGACAACGACGTCGAGTACGTCGACGTCCGCTTCTGCGACCTGCCCGGCGTCATGCAGCACTTCACGATCCCGGCGTCCACCTTCGGGGAGGACACGTTCTCCGAGGGCCTCGGCTTCGACGGGTCCTCGATCCGCGGGTTCCAGGCGATCAACGAGTCCGACATGCTGCTGCTGCCGGACGCCAACAGCGCCTTCCTCGACCCGTTCCGCCGTCACAAGACGCTGAACGTCAACTTCTTCATCCACGACCCGATCACGCGCGAGGCCTACAGCCGCGACCCGCGCAACGTCGCGAAGAAGGCCGAGGCGTACCTGGCCAGCAGCGGCATCGCCGACACCGCCTACTTCGGCGCCGAGGCGGAGTTCTACGTCTTCGACTCGATCCGCCACGGCACCGGGATCAACGAGGGCTACTACCACATCGACGCGGTCGAGGGCTCGTGGAACACCGGCTCGCTGACCGGCGAGAACGGCGGCCCGAACCTGGGCTACAAGACCCGCCCGAAGGGCGGCTACTTCCCGGTCGAGCCCTACGACCACCAGAGCGACCTGCGCTCGACGATGATGACCAACCTGACCGCCGCGGGGCTGCAGCTCGAGCGCGGGCACCACGAGGTCGGCACCGGCGGTCAGGCCGAGATCAACTACAAGTTCGACACGCTGCTGCGCTCGGCCGACAGCCTGATGCTGTTCAAGTACATCATCAAGAACACCGCCTGGGCCGAGGGCAAGAGCGTGACGTTCATGCCCAAGCCGCTCTTCGGTGACAACGGTTCCGGCATGCACTGCCACCAGAGCCTGTGGAAGGACGGCGAGCCGCTGTTCCACGCCGAGACCGGCTACGCGGGCCTGTCCGACATGGCACGGCACTACATCGGTGGGCTGCTCGCCCACGCGCCGTCCCTGCTGGCCTTCACCAACCCGACGGTGAACAGCTACCACCGGCTGGTGCCGGGCTACGAGGCCCCGATCAACCTGGTCTACTCGGCCCGCAACCGCTCGGCGTGCACCCGCATCCCGATCTCCGGTGACAGCCCCAAGGCCAAGCGCATCGAGTTCCGGGTGCCCGACCCGTCGGCCAACCCCTACCTCGCCTTCTCGGCGATGCTGATGGCCGGGCTGGACGGCGTGAAGAACAAGATCGAGCCGCCGGCCCCGGTGGACAAGGACCTCTACGAGCTGCCGCCCGAGGAGGCCCTGGGCATCGAGAAGGTCCCGGCCTCGCTGGACGCCGTCCTCGACCGGCTCGAGGTCGACCACGAGTACCTCATCGACGGCGGGGTGTTCACCCCCGACCTGATCGAGACGTGGATCGAGTACAAGCGGGAGAACGAGATCGACCCGATCCGGCTGCGTCCGCACCCCCACGAGTTCGCGATGTACTACGACATCTGA
- a CDS encoding NAD(P)/FAD-dependent oxidoreductase, giving the protein MTTDGNRTSVAVIGAGPAGLTAAYELVRRQVPVTVLEGDSMVGGISRTAEREGWRFDIGGHRFFTKVPEVEALWHEILPDEDFLLRPRMSRIFYDGKLYDYPLKAGNALGNLGPVEAVRCVASYLWARIRPPKNQDTLEGWIVARFGKRLYQHFFKTYNEKLWGVPVDQLPADFAAQRIKNLSLTGAVINALTPKRNQKDITSLIEEFQYPKYGPGMMWETAARKVQERGGTLVMEEKVRTVHWEPGRGVTGLTTEVTGGYGSGAGAPDATRTDIGAEKHYEADHVISSMPFSSLVHALDPKPPAEVLAAADGLKYRDFLTVALVLPVEAGFPDNWIYIHSPDVQVGRIQNFGSWSPYLVKDGRTCLGLEFFVNVGDDTWNRSDEDLIAQGARELEQLGLAKAADVERGFVVRMPKAYPFYDAGYKDNVEVIRRWMETNTPNLHPVGRNGMFRYNNQDHSMMTAMLTVQNIADGTKHDIWDVNVEEDYHEEVSSKRSDATADDHGSPRPTAA; this is encoded by the coding sequence ATGACCACCGACGGCAACCGCACCAGCGTGGCGGTGATCGGCGCCGGACCCGCAGGGCTGACCGCCGCCTACGAGCTGGTCCGTCGCCAGGTCCCGGTCACCGTGCTGGAGGGTGACTCGATGGTGGGCGGCATCAGCCGCACCGCCGAGCGGGAGGGCTGGCGGTTCGACATCGGGGGTCACCGGTTCTTCACCAAGGTCCCCGAGGTGGAGGCCCTCTGGCACGAGATCCTCCCCGACGAGGACTTCCTCCTCCGGCCGCGGATGAGCCGCATCTTCTACGACGGCAAGCTCTACGACTACCCGCTCAAGGCCGGCAACGCCCTGGGCAACCTCGGCCCGGTCGAGGCCGTGCGCTGCGTCGCGTCCTACCTGTGGGCGCGGATCCGCCCGCCGAAGAACCAGGACACCCTCGAGGGCTGGATCGTCGCCCGCTTCGGTAAACGCCTCTACCAGCACTTCTTCAAGACCTACAACGAGAAGCTCTGGGGCGTCCCGGTCGACCAGCTGCCGGCCGACTTCGCCGCCCAGCGGATCAAGAACCTGTCGCTGACCGGTGCGGTGATCAACGCGCTGACCCCCAAGCGCAACCAGAAGGACATCACCTCCCTCATCGAGGAGTTCCAGTACCCCAAGTACGGGCCCGGGATGATGTGGGAGACCGCCGCCCGCAAGGTGCAGGAACGCGGCGGCACACTGGTCATGGAGGAGAAGGTCCGGACCGTGCACTGGGAGCCCGGTCGCGGCGTCACCGGCCTCACCACCGAGGTCACCGGCGGCTACGGCTCCGGCGCGGGCGCCCCCGACGCGACCCGGACCGACATCGGGGCCGAGAAGCACTACGAGGCCGACCACGTCATCAGCTCGATGCCGTTCTCCTCGCTGGTGCACGCCCTCGACCCCAAGCCCCCGGCGGAGGTGCTGGCGGCGGCCGACGGCCTGAAGTACCGCGACTTCCTCACCGTGGCGCTGGTGCTCCCGGTCGAGGCCGGCTTCCCGGACAACTGGATCTACATCCACTCCCCCGACGTCCAGGTCGGCCGGATCCAGAACTTCGGCTCCTGGTCGCCGTACCTGGTCAAGGACGGGCGCACCTGCCTGGGCCTGGAGTTCTTCGTCAACGTCGGCGACGACACCTGGAACCGGTCCGACGAGGACCTCATCGCCCAGGGTGCCCGTGAGCTGGAGCAGCTCGGGCTGGCCAAGGCCGCCGACGTCGAGCGCGGCTTCGTCGTCCGGATGCCGAAGGCCTACCCGTTTTACGACGCCGGGTACAAGGACAACGTCGAGGTCATCCGGCGCTGGATGGAGACGAACACGCCGAACCTGCACCCGGTCGGGCGCAACGGCATGTTCCGCTACAACAACCAGGACCACTCGATGATGACGGCGATGCTGACCGTGCAGAACATCGCCGACGGCACCAAGCACGACATCTGGGACGTCAACGTGGAAGAGGACTACCACGAGGAGGTCTCGTCCAAGCGCTCGGACGCCACGGCGGACGACCACGGGAGCCCGCGCCCGACGGCGGCGTGA